Sequence from the Christiangramia fulva genome:
TAGTCTCAGGAGTACTAAATGCACTACAGGCATCAGCAGTGCCATTACCATCAGCAGCGAGTCCTTTTACTTTATATTTACCGGGCATTAAACCACTATATACACCACTACTAAAAGTGGGGGAAGAAACCTTGGTATAAGTATCTGGCTCTGTGGTTAATTTCCATAATTCCAAATTATCATAAGTGCCGCCAGTTACAGTAATGGTACCATCATTTTCTCCATTACAGCTCACGTTTGTACTGCTGGTAGTTACACTTACAGCAGCAGGCTCACTAATAGTCTCAGGAGTACTAAATGCACTACAGGCATCAGCAGTGCCATTACCATCAGCAGCGAGTCCTTTTACTTTATATTTACCGGGCATTAAACCACTATATACACCACTACTAAAAGTGGGGGAAGAAACCTTGGTATAAGTATCTGGCTCTGTGGTTAATTTCCATAATTCCAAATTATCATAAGTGCCGCCAGTTACAGTAATGGCACCATCATTTTCTCCATTACAGCTCACGTTTGTACTGCTGGTAGTTACACTTACAGCTAAAGGTTCTCCGACCAAAATATCTTGTAATTGAAAGGTACAATTGTTGGCGTCTGTAATTATACAATTATAAGTACCACCGGAAAGATTGGAAAGATCTTCTGATGAGGAAGAGAAAAGAGCATCTTCTTCCATTGTCCAGGCAAATGTATAAGGGGCTTTTCCTCCGCTTGCGGTAATAGAAATACTTCCATCACCATCTCCATTACAAGTAACAGGTGTAACGCTATCTACCACTCCTCCTAGAGGGGTATCAACTTTTAGTTCGGCTACTCCTCTACATTTTGACTCAATGGACTCTGGAGTTATAGGACACTGATTATCTGGAACATCCGAAGCGGGAGTCCATGCCATGATCATATCTTTTATTTTTAATGATGTTCCACATTGATACTCCAGACTTTTATCGGGTAGGAGAACACCACTAGAATTATAAAAAGTTAAGTCGTCTACTGTGATTTCAGATATTCCTTTTCCTTCGACAGGTCCTGTACAACCTGAGATATAAAAGTTTTCAACTCCTTCTTCACCTGTAATTTCTAAGATTGCCCAAAATGCAAAGGCTGTCCTAGTAGAACCGGTTTTATTATTTAATTTAAGTGTTAAAGATGCTGGCCACACTTGCTGTGTTTGGCAATCTATACAGACGGGTAAATCACTCAAATAAGCCCCCACCGGTTCCAAATCATCGGCAACACAATTAGTTGGCAGATCAAAAGTGGTGCTCGTTTGAGCCTGTAAATTAAAAACAAGAAGAAAAGTAAAGAAGGCAATAATACCCTGTATTACTTCAGGTTTTTTCAAAATCGTAATTTTTTTCATAATTCAAAGTTTTAAGGTTCAACCAAAAACCCTAAGGAGGAAAATGAATTATGATAGAATTGGGCGTTCAGGCCGAAACCTGGTAAAACAATAAAATTATGTAGGGTAAAAAGCTGGACTACTAAATGCCAGTAAAGAGCCTAAAGGGCAAAACGGTGTTCCAGGGGGAATAAAAAAATAAAATTGGCCGATTAAAGCCTAAATCAATAGCCAGAAGTAAAGTGTGGTTGGGGGTAAAACTCAGCCGTAATAGAAATCAGTGTGAAATTTTTCTTTGATTGGTTATAATTTACTATTAATCAGCAGACTAAAATTAACACATTATTTCGTAAATATCGAGAAAATTATTGGTCCAGACCAAAATTACGGGAAAACCCGTAGTTAATTCTGCGGCCTGTTTTAACATTATGCATTTTTCAAAATAGCTGCTTTATTTTAGCATTTTCGCATAAAAAGACTTATAAATTACTAATGCCTAAAATATTGATTTAAAGCTATTTTATCTTTTTTATGTTCTTTCTCTTTTAATTACTTTTATGAGAATAATTTAGAAGGTATAATTATGAGAATGAAAGAACAGGGACTCTACTCCCCTCAATTTGAGCATGATAACTGTGGTGCAGGCTTTATTTGTAATTTAAACGGGAAAAGAACAAACCAGATTATCCATAAAGCCATCGATATTCTGGTAAGACTGGAACACCGTGGCGCGGTAAGTGCCGATGGAAAAACCGGGGACGGCGCGGGAATTTTAATTGAAGTACCGCATGATTTCTTTAAAAAAGTCTGTAATTTCGAACTGCCGGAATTCCGTTCCTACGCGGTAGGAATGGTATTTCTTCCAAAAAATAAAAACCAGGCCGAAATTTGTAAATCGGCTTTTGAAGAAGAAATTAAAAATCAGCAGCTTGAAATTTTAGGCTGGAGAAAAGTACCCGTTAACCACTCCTGCCTCGGGAAGATGGCGAGCCGTATCGAACCTGCCATTCAGCAGGTATTTGTAGGCCGGCCTGAAAAACTTGACGACAAACATTTTAACGCAAAGCTCTATACCGCCCGCAAGATCGCAGAGCATAAAATTGAAAATTCAGGGCTTTCAGAAAGCGAATATTTCTATTTTTCAAGCCTTTCTACTAATACCATAATATATAAAGGACTCTTGATGCCCCAGGATATCAATGAGTATTATAAAGATCTCAATGATCCTGATGTGATCACCAAACTGGCCCTGGTACACCAGCGGTTTTCGACCAATACCTTCCCTACCTGGGACCTGGCACAGCCTTTCCGCTATATGTGTCATAACGGTGAGATCAATACCCTGAGAGGAAACCTTAGCAGAATGCGTGCCCGAGAAGAACTTTTTGAAAGCGAGGTCTTTGGTGAGGATATTAAAAAAATTGTACCTATTACCATGGAAGGAAAATCTGATTCTGCTTCTATGGACATGGCGCTGGAGCTCTTGCTTCAGACAGGCAGATCGCTGCCCGAAGCGATTATGATGATGGTGCCGGAAGCCTGGGAAAAGAATCCGTCTATGGACGACCAGAAAAGAGCCTTTTATGAGTATAATGCCTGTATCATGGAACCCTGGGACGGCCCGGCTTCGATTCCTTTTACCGACGGTAATTATATTGGAGCATTACTGGACCGAAACGGTCTCAGGCCCTCACGTTATACTGTAACAAAAGATGGCTATGTGGTAATGTCTTCTGAAACCGGTGTTCTGGACATCGAACCTGAAAATGTTCTGAAGCACGGTAGGCTGGAACCAGGAAGGATGTTCCTGGTAGATATGATCGAAGGCCGCATCATCGAAGATGAAGAAGTGAAAGAAAAGATCGTTTCAGAAAAACCTTATCGCGAGTGGCTTGATAAAAATCTTCTTCCCCTGGCAAATGTGCCATACACTGGGAACAAAACACCCGTAGAAGACATTCCTTATATAACCCGCCTGAAACTCTTCGGTTACACCTATGAAGATATCTCTACCATTATTTCTCCTATGGCTTCCAATGGAAAAGAAGCGATTGGATCTATGGGAACCGATATTCCGCTGGCGGTACTTTCTCATAAACCGCAATTGTTGTTTAACTATTTCAAACAATTATTCGCACAGGTTACCAATCCGCCACTGGACGGTATCAGGGAAGAGATCGTGACCGACATCAGCCTTCCTGTTGGTGAAGACATCAATCTATTTGATATCGTTCCCGAACAGGCGAAAAAATTAAAAATTCAGAATCCGGTAATTTCCAATGAAGACCTGGATAAAATCAAATATATAGATCAGCCCGGGTTTAAAGCAAAATCTATTTCCATTCTATATGAAGCTGAAAAAGGAATGAATGGCCTGGAAGACCGACTGGAGGAGATGATCCATGAAATAAATGACGCCGTTGATGATGGATGTAATGTGATCATTTTGTCTGACAGGAATGTGAACCCTAAACTGGCTCCTATTCCTTCGCTCCTGGCCTGCTCTTTCGTACATCACAGGGTAAAAGACTATAATCGCCGTTCTTCTTTCGGAATAGTGATCGAATCAGCCGAACCTCGTGAACCGCACCATTTTGCAGCGCTTTTCGGCTATGGTGCCAGCGCGATCAACCCTTATATGGTGAATGAAGTAATTCGTCAGCTGGTAAAAGACAAGCAGATTCCCGTGAAAGATGCCGATGTGGCCGTGGAGAATTTCAATGTCGCCATCGGAAAGGGTATCGTGAAGATCATGAACAAAATTGGTATTTCCACCCTGCTTTCTTACCGTGGTTCGCAAATCTTCGAAATTCTTGGTCTTAATAAGAAATTCGTCGATAAATATTTCTGTAATACGCCCACAAGAATTGAAGGAATCGGCCTGTATGAAGTAGAAAAGGAAATTCAGCAGCGTTATAAACATGCTTTCTTTCCACCTGAAACGCATAGCGATCTCGATCTGGAAATGGGAGGAGATTACCGCTGGAGAAGAAACGGCGAGCGCCATGTCTTCAATCCGGCAAGTGTGGCCAAACTTCAGCAGGCGGTGAAGCAAAATAGCTATACCACTTATCAGGAATATTCAAAAATCATCAATGAGCAGAATGAGAACCTAATGACCCTCCGCGGAATGTTCAAATTCAAGGAGCTAAATCCAATTCCTATAGAAGAAGTTGAACCATGGACCGAAATTGTAAAAAGGTTTAAAACCGGGGCGATGTCTTTTGGGTCCATCAGCAAGGAAGCTCATGAAAATCTTGCTATCGCCATGAACCGAATCAAAGGAAAAAGCAATTCGGGTGAAGGTGGTGAAGATCCGGGACGTTTTCAAAAAGATATTAACGGGAACTGGCGAAATTCAGCTATTAAGCAGGTCGCTTCAGGACGTTTTGGCGTGAGCATTGATTATTTATCTAATGCCCGGGAAATACAGATAAAAATGGCACAGGGAGCCAAGCCCGGTGAAGGCGGACAACTTCCAGGCCCAAAAGTAAATCCGGATATTGCCAAAACAAGAAATTCCACTCCTTATGTGGGACTGATTTCACCACCTCCACATCATGATATTTATTCTATTGAAGATCTCGCTCAGCTAATTTTCGATTTGAAAAATGCCAATCGCGAGGCCCGCATTAACGTAAAACTGGTTTCTAAAGTGGGCGTTGGAACTATTGCCGCGGGAGTTGCCAAAGCAAAGGCCGATGTGGTGCTGATTTCGGGTTATGACGGCGGTACGGGAGCTTCTCCTTTAACCTCATTACGTCACGCCGGGCTTCCCTGGGAACTTGGTATTGCCGAAGTACAGCAAACGCTTTTACTCAATAATCTTAGAAGCCGAATTGTTGTGGAGTGTGACGGACAATTAAAAACCGGACGGGATGTTGCAATTGCTGCACTCCTTGGTGCTGAAGAATTCGGTTTTTCCACAGCTCCGCTTGTAGCTTCGGGTTGTATCATGATGCGTGCCTGCCACCTGAACACCTGCCCCGTGGGAATCGCAACTCAGGATCCTGAACTTCGTAAGAATTTCAAAGGAACACCTGAAAATGTGATCAATTTTATGTATTTCATCGCACAGGAACTACGGGAGATCATGGCGCAGCTGGGCTTCCGAAGCCTTAGCGAAATGGTGGGACAAAGCCAGAAACTTGACATGAACCGGGCAATTAAACATTATAAAGCCAATGGAATTGATCTTTCGAACATCCTTTATAAACCTAATATTAAAGAAGGGGTTCCAATGATCAATACCGAGAAACAGCTGCATAACCTGGAAGGAGTGCTTGATTTTGAAATTTTAAGACAGGCGCATCCAGCGATCTACAGGAAAGAGCCCGTTACGCTGGAATTCCCTATCAGTAACACGAACCGAACTACCGGCGCGATCATCAGTAACGAAATTTCGAAGATCCACGGTGCAAAAGGACTTCCTCCAAATACGCTTACGCTGAATTTCCATGGTTCGGCAGGACAAAGTTTCGGAGCTTTTTCGGCTTTTGGACTGAATCTGAACATCGAAGGAAATTCTAACGATTACTTCGGAAAAGGACTTTCAGGAGCGGTGCTTTCCATAAGAAAACCAAGAAACGCCACCTTCAAATCTAATGAGAATATCATTATAGGAAATGTGGCGCTATATGGTGCGACGGCTGGTGAAGCCTACATCAACGGAATTGGAGGCGAACGTTTTTGTGTAAGAAATTCGGGGGCGAAAGCTGTCATTGAAGGAATTGGCGATCACGGTTGCGAATATATGACCGGTGGAATTGCCGTAATCCTGGGAAAAATAGGAAGGAATTTCGCTGCTGGAATGAGTGGTGGAGTAGCTTATATCTACAATCCGGAAAATACCCTGGACAAGAATAATTTCAATATGGAAATGATCGATTTAGAAATGCCTTCTTCCGAAGATCTGGAAGAATTGCTGGGCCTTATCGAAAACCATTATCGCTACACTCAAAGCGAAGTGGCAGCGTCTATTCTTGAGAATTGGGAAAAGAATACAAAAGCTTTCATAAAAGTAATGCCTGTTGAGTATAAGAAAGCCTTACAAAAACTGGAAGAAGAAAGAAAGAAAAAAGAACAGGTAGATTTAAAAACAGCATAATAAAATGGGTGAATTAAGAGGATTTTTAGCATACGAACGCGCGGAAGAACCCAAAGAAAAGGTAGAAGAACGCGTAAAGAATTATAAGGAATTTACCAAAGAACTTGATACCGATGAATTGAAACGGCAGGGAGGCCGGTGTATGGATTGCGGAATTCCGTTTTGCCATAGCGGCTGCCCCGTGGGAAATTTAATTCCCGATTTTAATGATGCCATTTACCGAAATGAATGGCAAAAGGCACTTAAAATACTTCAAGCCACCAATAATTTTCCGGAGTTTACCGGCAGATTGTGCCCCGCTCCATGTGAATCGGCCTGTGTTTTAGGAATTATAGAACCTCCCGTTTCAATTGAAATGATCGAGAAATATATCGTGGAAAGAGGTTTTAAAGAAGGCTGGATCCAACCTGACCCGCCTGAACATAGAACCGGTAAAAAAGTTGCAGTAATAGGTTCAGGTCCCGCAGGACTAGCCGCAGCCCAGCAATTAAATCGTGCTGGTCACTCGGTGACCGTTTTTGAAAGGGATGCAAAAATTGGAGGTTTGCTTCGCTATGGAATTCCCGATTTTAAAATGGAGAAAAAGGTCATTGACCGCCGGCTGGAAATAATGAAAGCCGAAGGAATTGAATTTGAGACGAATGTGGAAGTGGGAAAAAATTACACAGTGAAAAAACTGGAAAAATTCGATGCAGTTGTTCTTTGCGGTGGAGCTACAAAAAGACGCGATTTGCCAATTCCCGGCTCAGATGCCGAAGGAGTGGTTCAGGCAATGGAATTTTTAAAGCATAATAATGAAGTGGTGGACGGCCTGCACGAAAGGGAAGAAAGATTAAGTGCAAAAGGCAAGAATGTGATCGTAATAGGTGGTGGTGATACTGGTTCAGATTGTGTGGGAACTTCAAATAGAGAAGGTGCCAAATCGGTTACCAATTTTGAGATCCTTCCCGTTCCACCTAAAGACAGAACTGCTGAAAATCCCTGGCCATACTGGCCCTTTACATTAAAAACAACTTCTTCTCACGAGGAAGGGGTGAATCGTAACTGGAGTATCCAAACCAAAGAATTTGTTAAGGATGAAAATGGCAATTTAAAAGGATTAAAGACCGTCGAGATAGAATGGATTAGAAGGCCAGGCCAGAGACCGGAAATAAAAGAAATTGAGGGATCTGAAAAAGAATGGCCCTGTGAGCTGGTTTTGTTGTCCCTTGGTTTTACAGGTCCGGAAAAAACCCTTAGTGAACAATTGGGTTTGGAATTGGACCCTAGAACTAACATCAAAGGAGGTTCAAATTACCAAACGAATGTCCGCAATATATTTGTAGCCGGCGATATGAGAAGAGGACAATCTCTTATTGTATGGGCTATTTCTGAAGGGCGGGAAGCTGCTCATCATGTGGATAAATTCTTAATGGGATCTTCCAAATTACCCGTAAAAGGACCGGGTGATCTTCCCAGTGCATAAAAAAAGAAAGAGGCTGTCTAAAAAAAACAGCCTCTTTTTTATTTCCAATTTTAATACTTATAATCCTAATAATCCGGTAAAAGAAATTTCCAGGTTCACTTCAGAACCGGCAGTAACCGTAAATCCGGAAAGATCAAGGCTGCTTGCCGTACTGGCAGAAACCATTCCCTTAAATTCTAAATTGCCATCAGAATCTGAATCGGAATAGGAAGCAAAATGTAATTCATAATCGCCTTCTTCCAGAAAATGAATTTCGAAATTACCCGATGATTCAGATACTACAGCACTACTTGCAGCATTCGAAAAACGAATGCCGTCGCCGTTCGCATCTTTTTCAGAACTATTGAATTCACCTTTTTTATAAGCATAGGCCACCACTACATCGCCATTGGCTTCAGAGGTATTGTCTACCTGCCCTTTAACAGCTCCGGCGTTCAGGGTATTTACCGCGCTAATGTTATTCTCGAGCTTGCTTTCAGACACTAAAGAATAATCACCATTATTGGCTTTTAAACTTTTACGCAGGTCAAAATCCAGTACGATCTCATTTTCGGTATCCTGAATAACTGCAGCATTATCATTTAAATTAATTTCCATGTCTCCAGCAATCTCTTCTTTGGAACCACCATTAAGGACCACATAATTACCCAGAGAATTTCCGGAAGCATCGCTTCCTGATAGAACCAGAGTGATATCGTTTGTCATTCCGGCATCCAGGTTTAATTGGCCTAACAGCTCAGTTTTACCATTGGTTAAACTACTAATTTCAAGAGTGGTTTTCTCAAAATTATCTACTGCCTTACCGTTGACCTTAACTTCAGAAACGGTAATAAAAACCGCTTCTACATTAGCATCGTCCACGGGGGCATCGGTAAGATAAACTGCCGTTGAATTTCCTGTTGCATTATCGGGATTATCTACTGAATCATCTTCCTTTGAACATGAAGATAACAGGACCACCACCGATAAAAAACAAATTTTAAAAAGATTCTTTACTACCATACTTAATTACTTTTAATGTAAAAATTAGTTACTATTTTAAATTAATAATGGAGTTAGGATTGGAAAGAATTTAGATTTCGGTACAAGTATAACGAAAGAACGGGGGATGGTGTTCTTAAAGAAATATTAAAAAATGCAGAAATTACTCACAAATATTCATGATACCGCCCAAAAATTGATCTGAAGCGCTCTTTCACCGCATAAAAAAACCCTTCAACGTTGAAGGGTTTCCTTGATTAATATGAAAAGTATTTGTCTGAAATTTAATTATTTATCAGCAGCTTTTTTGACATCCTCAAAATACTTCTTTTGAAGCTCCAGGGTTGTAGTATCTTCTTTTATAGCTTTTAAAGCGGTGGCTATTGAATTAACAGCATGATCGGTAACTAATTTACCCAGTTCTTTCGTTCCTGTCTCGCCCCTTCCCGCATAATGATTCGGAAAAGAAGCGTACCACCAAATACCTCTATAGACATCAGGTATCTCTTTTAAACGTTTTTGATCTGCTCCAGACTCGCTGGTTGCGCGGTCTAACTGTACCAGCTCAGGCCTCAGATACAATAGCTCAGAAGTTTCCCTTTCTCCAGCATGCATATCCTGGGAAGCGTCAGATTTTCTTAGCTCAGCAAGTTTCTTTTCATATTCAGGATCTGCTCCCGGATCGAAAAAATAAACTGCATAATCCCGCTGACTTTCCATTTGATTTTGTACAAAATACCTGAGCATGGAAGGATTTCCACCATGGGTATTAACTATAAGGATCTTATTAAATCCGTTTCTTGCGATTTCCTTACAGGTTGCTTCTAAAAGTTCCATAGTAAGGTCGCTTGGTAGTGAAAAGGTACCCTGAATATGTTTTGCCTCATTA
This genomic interval carries:
- the gltB gene encoding glutamate synthase large subunit — its product is MRMKEQGLYSPQFEHDNCGAGFICNLNGKRTNQIIHKAIDILVRLEHRGAVSADGKTGDGAGILIEVPHDFFKKVCNFELPEFRSYAVGMVFLPKNKNQAEICKSAFEEEIKNQQLEILGWRKVPVNHSCLGKMASRIEPAIQQVFVGRPEKLDDKHFNAKLYTARKIAEHKIENSGLSESEYFYFSSLSTNTIIYKGLLMPQDINEYYKDLNDPDVITKLALVHQRFSTNTFPTWDLAQPFRYMCHNGEINTLRGNLSRMRAREELFESEVFGEDIKKIVPITMEGKSDSASMDMALELLLQTGRSLPEAIMMMVPEAWEKNPSMDDQKRAFYEYNACIMEPWDGPASIPFTDGNYIGALLDRNGLRPSRYTVTKDGYVVMSSETGVLDIEPENVLKHGRLEPGRMFLVDMIEGRIIEDEEVKEKIVSEKPYREWLDKNLLPLANVPYTGNKTPVEDIPYITRLKLFGYTYEDISTIISPMASNGKEAIGSMGTDIPLAVLSHKPQLLFNYFKQLFAQVTNPPLDGIREEIVTDISLPVGEDINLFDIVPEQAKKLKIQNPVISNEDLDKIKYIDQPGFKAKSISILYEAEKGMNGLEDRLEEMIHEINDAVDDGCNVIILSDRNVNPKLAPIPSLLACSFVHHRVKDYNRRSSFGIVIESAEPREPHHFAALFGYGASAINPYMVNEVIRQLVKDKQIPVKDADVAVENFNVAIGKGIVKIMNKIGISTLLSYRGSQIFEILGLNKKFVDKYFCNTPTRIEGIGLYEVEKEIQQRYKHAFFPPETHSDLDLEMGGDYRWRRNGERHVFNPASVAKLQQAVKQNSYTTYQEYSKIINEQNENLMTLRGMFKFKELNPIPIEEVEPWTEIVKRFKTGAMSFGSISKEAHENLAIAMNRIKGKSNSGEGGEDPGRFQKDINGNWRNSAIKQVASGRFGVSIDYLSNAREIQIKMAQGAKPGEGGQLPGPKVNPDIAKTRNSTPYVGLISPPPHHDIYSIEDLAQLIFDLKNANREARINVKLVSKVGVGTIAAGVAKAKADVVLISGYDGGTGASPLTSLRHAGLPWELGIAEVQQTLLLNNLRSRIVVECDGQLKTGRDVAIAALLGAEEFGFSTAPLVASGCIMMRACHLNTCPVGIATQDPELRKNFKGTPENVINFMYFIAQELREIMAQLGFRSLSEMVGQSQKLDMNRAIKHYKANGIDLSNILYKPNIKEGVPMINTEKQLHNLEGVLDFEILRQAHPAIYRKEPVTLEFPISNTNRTTGAIISNEISKIHGAKGLPPNTLTLNFHGSAGQSFGAFSAFGLNLNIEGNSNDYFGKGLSGAVLSIRKPRNATFKSNENIIIGNVALYGATAGEAYINGIGGERFCVRNSGAKAVIEGIGDHGCEYMTGGIAVILGKIGRNFAAGMSGGVAYIYNPENTLDKNNFNMEMIDLEMPSSEDLEELLGLIENHYRYTQSEVAASILENWEKNTKAFIKVMPVEYKKALQKLEEERKKKEQVDLKTA
- a CDS encoding glutamate synthase subunit beta — encoded protein: MGELRGFLAYERAEEPKEKVEERVKNYKEFTKELDTDELKRQGGRCMDCGIPFCHSGCPVGNLIPDFNDAIYRNEWQKALKILQATNNFPEFTGRLCPAPCESACVLGIIEPPVSIEMIEKYIVERGFKEGWIQPDPPEHRTGKKVAVIGSGPAGLAAAQQLNRAGHSVTVFERDAKIGGLLRYGIPDFKMEKKVIDRRLEIMKAEGIEFETNVEVGKNYTVKKLEKFDAVVLCGGATKRRDLPIPGSDAEGVVQAMEFLKHNNEVVDGLHEREERLSAKGKNVIVIGGGDTGSDCVGTSNREGAKSVTNFEILPVPPKDRTAENPWPYWPFTLKTTSSHEEGVNRNWSIQTKEFVKDENGNLKGLKTVEIEWIRRPGQRPEIKEIEGSEKEWPCELVLLSLGFTGPEKTLSEQLGLELDPRTNIKGGSNYQTNVRNIFVAGDMRRGQSLIVWAISEGREAAHHVDKFLMGSSKLPVKGPGDLPSA
- a CDS encoding DUF4382 domain-containing protein, whose product is MVVKNLFKICFLSVVVLLSSCSKEDDSVDNPDNATGNSTAVYLTDAPVDDANVEAVFITVSEVKVNGKAVDNFEKTTLEISSLTNGKTELLGQLNLDAGMTNDITLVLSGSDASGNSLGNYVVLNGGSKEEIAGDMEINLNDNAAVIQDTENEIVLDFDLRKSLKANNGDYSLVSESKLENNISAVNTLNAGAVKGQVDNTSEANGDVVVAYAYKKGEFNSSEKDANGDGIRFSNAASSAVVSESSGNFEIHFLEEGDYELHFASYSDSDSDGNLEFKGMVSASTASSLDLSGFTVTAGSEVNLEISFTGLLGL
- a CDS encoding creatininase family protein, translated to MKKIIFLLLFSTGLFAQNIPTRWDELTASDWPKALEKSNRTIILPIGILEKHGPHAPIGSDLIRARQWAKRAAEIEYAVIFPDYFYGQVNEAKHIQGTFSLPSDLTMELLEATCKEIARNGFNKILIVNTHGGNPSMLRYFVQNQMESQRDYAVYFFDPGADPEYEKKLAELRKSDASQDMHAGERETSELLYLRPELVQLDRATSESGADQKRLKEIPDVYRGIWWYASFPNHYAGRGETGTKELGKLVTDHAVNSIATALKAIKEDTTTLELQKKYFEDVKKAADK